The following DNA comes from Cytophagales bacterium.
TAAAATGATCTGATCGTTTTGAAGGTTGTCGGATTTAATGGCCCATCGAATCAACTTGGGGCTTTCCAACAGATCAATACCCATCCAGCGATCCTGCTGCACATCCAGATTATCGTGATCAATAGCGATAACTTCCAGATAACATTCATCCGATAAGTTCAGGAGGGCATTCTTGGTACCCTGGGTCTTGTGATAGCCTCCAAAAACAGGCGCTATGCCTAATTTCTCTTTGAAATATTCAATCCCAAATTTAAGATCCGGAACTCCGTATACGATATGGTCTACCGCTCTTTTGATGAAGGTAAATTTAGGATTTAATCAGCACGCTCCAACACGTAAACAATCTCTCTTTCGAAATTAATTTTGTGAATGGAATGGCGAGACTCATCCACGACAGTATTCAAAAATGCCTCGTAGTTGGTTTCCATGCCTTTGCTTTTTCCTCCAAGTGATTTTGACGGGAAGGAAACTACCAAAAACCTGCATTTGATTTCGGTGAGGAGTTTTACGCTAATGCCCTTCTCCTGCTGCTCCAAACATGGAAGGGCTTTCAAAAGCATGACCACATCGATTTCACGATGCTCCGGAATATTTAAAAAAAGATCATTGAAATATACCTGAGCCGGATAACCGAAAGACTGTAACAGTTCATTCATGAGTTGAGTAGTCTTCTGATCTATGTCATAGCCAACATAAGGGATCGCACCATGTTCATGGATCCAGGGATAGGACAATGGGTTGAGGCCACAGGCCAGGTCAATCATGCGGTCTGGAATACCTGTTACTTCAAAAATCCTATTGTAGAACCCCGAAAGATCCTCCAACCTTTCCTGTGAGGAGCTATGCAGATCCATTAACTCCTGACAAAATTCTTTGATTTCATCCTGGTTATCTGGTCTGTCTCGCAATGCTTTCTCAAATGCGGTTGCATTACTGGGATTAAAATAGGCACCATAGATCTGATGCAGTTTTTTCCTGGCCGTCTTGTCTACTTCCTTCTTTTTGACCCTTGCCTCCGCCCAATCCAAAATACGCTGAACCGTATCCGGAGACAGGTTGGCATATTTCTTCGCCTTTAGTATCTGCTGTACTGCCTTAGATGGGTCACCGCTCATTCCTGAGAATCTCAAGCATCTTGGAATAAAACCTTAAGTTGTGAATGGTAGCCAGTCGATAAGCCAGATGGTCATTAATGTTGAACAGATGATGCAAATACGCACGGGTATAGCGGCTGGTGTGACTATCGCAGTATTCATCGATGGGTCGATAATCCCGCTTGTGTTTTTCATCTTGCATGTACAGGTAGTCGTAAAACTCGGCTCCTTTCAACTGATCCACGTGAGTAAACTCATCATTGTAGACATAAAGCCGTTTGTGTCTTGCGTCTCGTGTTGGGATCACACAATCGAAGATGTTGTAGCCTGCCCGGAACGCACTGAGCAAATTTTCTGGCTTACCAATCCCTAACGCATGTTTGGGATAATCCGGACCGATCAATTCTGAAACATAGCTAACCATATCAACCAATTGACCATCATCGGTAATGGGCCACCCACCAAAACCAAATCCATCAAAACCAATATTGAGGAGCTCTTCCGCACATTGTTTACGCAACTCTTTGCTATTACCTCCCTGGACAACCGCAAAAAGCAGCGGTCTTTTGAAATCTTTTTTCTTTTCTTTTAATAAACGGTCGTATTCCTTTTTGCACTTCTTGGCCCACTGAATGGTGTATTCCACACTTGTTTTC
Coding sequences within:
- a CDS encoding Rmt family 16S rRNA (guanine(1405)-N(7))-methyltransferase, with the protein product MSGDPSKAVQQILKAKKYANLSPDTVQRILDWAEARVKKKEVDKTARKKLHQIYGAYFNPSNATAFEKALRDRPDNQDEIKEFCQELMDLHSSSQERLEDLSGFYNRIFEVTGIPDRMIDLACGLNPLSYPWIHEHGAIPYVGYDIDQKTTQLMNELLQSFGYPAQVYFNDLFLNIPEHREIDVVMLLKALPCLEQQEKGISVKLLTEIKCRFLVVSFPSKSLGGKSKGMETNYEAFLNTVVDESRHSIHKINFEREIVYVLERAD
- a CDS encoding tRNA guanosine(34) transglycosylase Tgt, producing the protein MRSLETNHGTLKLPVFLPDATRGIVRSVDSLDVEQAKIEGLVVNTLHLSSKPGMTSFTSQHSIHDFMNWDKPIISDSGGFQVFSMIYESKMGSINAKGFVYQLAKGQKKKNLTPEKCIQLQFQIGADAIYCLDYCTHPDMDHSVQKTSVEYTIQWAKKCKKEYDRLLKEKKKDFKRPLLFAVVQGGNSKELRKQCAEELLNIGFDGFGFGGWPITDDGQLVDMVSYVSELIGPDYPKHALGIGKPENLLSAFRAGYNIFDCVIPTRDARHKRLYVYNDEFTHVDQLKGAEFYDYLYMQDEKHKRDYRPIDEYCDSHTSRYTRAYLHHLFNINDHLAYRLATIHNLRFYSKMLEILRNER